The genomic window GAGGGACTCGATTCTCCCGAGGCGTTCGTGGCCGCGTGCCGGCAGGTCGTGCCGCGCAAGCCGGTGGTCGTGATCAAGGTCGGCTCGTCGCAGACCGCGAAGAAGGCGGCGATGGCGCACACGGCCTCCGAGAACGACGGCCTCGGCGACGATTACTTCGACCAGGTGTTCCGCGACGCGCGGGTGATCCGCGCGACGCAGTGGCAGGAGTTCCTCGACGTCTCCATCGCGCTGGCGATGCAGCCGCCGTTGCGGGGGGACCGGGTGGTGATGATCACCAACGGCGGCGGATCCGGTCTGCTCTCGTGCGAGCACTTCGACCGGCTCGGCATGCCGCTCCACCCGCTGTCGGAGATCTCGCCGGAGCTGGCGGCGCGGCTGCGGGCCGACATGCCGGGCTTCGGCTCGGTCCTCAATCCGGTGGACATCGCGGGCACGGCGACCCCGTCGGTGTACGAGCGCGCGCTGTGCGCCGCGTTCGAGGACCCGATGGTGGACGGGATCTACGGATCGGTGTGTCCCTCGGCCATCACCAACGTGCCGGCGATCGCCGACGTGGCCCTCAAGGTGCACGAGATCTACAAGCATCTGGGCAAGGCGTTCGTCATGGAGTGCCAGGGCGGGCCGGAGTGCAACGCGGCCATCGCCCGGCTCCGGGATGCGGGCATCCCGGCCTACCCGACGCCCGAACAGGCGGTCGGCGCGATCGTCGCGCTGCGGACCTACGCGCGGATTCGGGCGCAGGCGGACGAGCCACGGCTCGCCGCCGCCCTCGAGTCGTGACGGAGAATCTCTCGGAGGTGTGAGATGTCGGAAGAGCGTCGTTATCTGGTGGACGTGGGGCTGCAGGACCTGCCGTACCCGGTGAAGGTGGCGTCGCGGACGCACCCGGACGGCCAGCCCACGATCGCCAACATTTCCATATCGGCCCGGATCAACCACTCGTTCGAGGCGAACTGGATCAGCAAGCTGATCCACATTCTGCACGGTCACCGGGCCATCATCGGGACCAGCACCCTCAAGAAGAACGTCCAGGACTATCTCGACGGGTTGAACGCGACCGACGTGAGCGCGACGTTCACCTATCCGTTCTTCGTCGAGAAGCTGACGCCGGTGTCGAAGGAGAAGTGTCTCGTGCGCTACCTGTGCGCGTACACGGCGAAGGCCTCGTCGTTCAAGCCGCGG from Gemmatimonadales bacterium includes these protein-coding regions:
- a CDS encoding CoA-binding protein, whose product is MRIDAPRPYVVENLKYALNPSSVAVIGASRRPTKVGYKVIEGLIKWGYRGTIYPVNPAAESVLDLKTYASLADVPGPVDLVFIAVPARAVPEAVEAAAAKHAKVVAISSSDFKETGRGDIQDQLTRFCREHELPLIGPNFLGMGSPYSHFNCGFIPYLPVAGPVALVSQSGANLLAALGASLLRHLGMSFFVGLGNKADVDFSEFILYGAGDPNTRCIAVYIEGLDSPEAFVAACRQVVPRKPVVVIKVGSSQTAKKAAMAHTASENDGLGDDYFDQVFRDARVIRATQWQEFLDVSIALAMQPPLRGDRVVMITNGGGSGLLSCEHFDRLGMPLHPLSEISPELAARLRADMPGFGSVLNPVDIAGTATPSVYERALCAAFEDPMVDGIYGSVCPSAITNVPAIADVALKVHEIYKHLGKAFVMECQGGPECNAAIARLRDAGIPAYPTPEQAVGAIVALRTYARIRAQADEPRLAAALES